One Panthera leo isolate Ple1 chromosome B1, P.leo_Ple1_pat1.1, whole genome shotgun sequence DNA window includes the following coding sequences:
- the BMPR1B gene encoding bone morphogenetic protein receptor type-1B isoform X1, whose amino-acid sequence MLLRSSGKLNVGTKKEDGESTAPTPRPKILRCKCHHHCPEDSVNNICSTDGYCFTMIEEDDSGMPVVTSGCLGLEGSDFQCRDTPIPHQRRSIECCTERNECNKDLHPTLPPLKSRDFVDGPIHHKALLISVTVCSLLLVLIILFCYFRYKRQETRPRYSIGLEQDETYIPPGESLRDLIEQSQSSGSGSGLPLLVQRTIAKQIQMVKQIGKGRYGEVWMGKWRGEKVAVKVFFTTEEASWFRETEIYQTVLMRHENILGFIAADIKGTGSWTQLYLITDYHENGSLYDYLKSTTLDTKSMLKLAYSAVSGLCHLHTEIFSTQGKPAIAHRDLKSKNILVKKNGTCCIADLGLAVKFISDTNEVDIPPNTRVGTKRYMPPEVLDESLNRNHFQSYIMADMYSFGLILWEVARRCVSGGIVEEYQLPYHDLVPSDPSYEDMREIVCIKKLRPSFPNRWSSDECLRQMGKLMMECWAHNPASRLTALRVKKTLAKMSESQDIKL is encoded by the exons CACAGATGGATATTGTTTCACAATGATAGAAGAAGATGATTCTGGGATGCCTGTGGTCACTTCTGGATGCCTAGGACTAGAAGGCTCAGATTTTCAGTGCCGG GACACCCCCATTCCTCATCAGAGAAGATCCATTGAGTGCTGCACAGAGCGGAACGAGTGTAACAAAGACCTGCACCCTACGCTGCCTCCACTGAAGAGTAGAG attttgttGATGGACCTATACACCACAAGGCCTTACTTATATCTGTAACTGTCTGTAGTTTGCTATTGgtccttattattttattctgttactTCAG GTATAAAAGACAAGAAACCAGGCCTCGGTACAGCATTGGGTTAGAACAGGACGAAACGTACATTCCTCCTGGAGAATCCCTGAGAGACTTAATTGAGCAGTCTCAAAGCTCAGGAAGTGGATCAGGCCTCCCTCTGCTG GTCCAAAGGACTATAGCTAAGCAGATTCAGATGGTGAAACAGATTGGAAAAGGTCGCTATGGGGAAGTTTGGATGGGAAAGTGGCGTGGCGAAAAGGTAGCTGTGAAAGTGTTCTTCACCACGGAGGAGGCCAGCTGGTTCCGAGAGACAGAAATATATCAGACAGTGTTGATGAGGCATGAAAACATTTTGG gGTTCATTGCTGCAGATATCAAAGGGACAGGGTCTTGGACCCAGTTGTACCTAATTACAGACTATCATGAAAACGGTTCCCTCTATGACTATCTGAAGTCCACCACTctagatacaaaatcaatgctgAAGTTAGCCTATTCTGCTGTCAGTGGCTTATGTCATTTACACACTGAAATCTTTAGTACCCAAGGCAAACCGGCAATCGCCCACCGAGATCTGAAAAGTAAGAACATCCTGGTGAAGAAAAACGGAACGTGCTGTATAGCTGACCTGGGCCTGGCCGTCAAATTTATTAG tGATACCAATGAAGTTGACATACCACCCAACACCCGAGTTGGCACCAAACGCTATATGCCCCCAGAAGTGTTGGACGAGAGCTTAAATAGAAATCACTTTCAGTCTTACATTATGGCCGACATGTACAGTTTTGGACTCATCCTCTGGGAGGTTGCTAGGAGATGTGTATCAGGAG GTATAGTGGAAGAATACCAGCTTCCCTATCACGATCTGGTGCCCAGTGACCCCTCTTACGAGGACATGAGAGAGATCGTGTGCATCAAGAAGCTACGTCCCTCATTCCCCAACCGGTGGAGCAGTGATGAG TGTCTGAGGCAGATGGGAAAGCTCATGATGGAATGCTGGGCTCACAATCCTGCATCACGACTGACCGCCCTGCGCGTCAAGAAAACACTAGCCAAAATGTCAGAGTCCCAGGACATTAAACTctga
- the BMPR1B gene encoding bone morphogenetic protein receptor type-1B isoform X2: MIEEDDSGMPVVTSGCLGLEGSDFQCRDTPIPHQRRSIECCTERNECNKDLHPTLPPLKSRDFVDGPIHHKALLISVTVCSLLLVLIILFCYFRYKRQETRPRYSIGLEQDETYIPPGESLRDLIEQSQSSGSGSGLPLLVQRTIAKQIQMVKQIGKGRYGEVWMGKWRGEKVAVKVFFTTEEASWFRETEIYQTVLMRHENILGFIAADIKGTGSWTQLYLITDYHENGSLYDYLKSTTLDTKSMLKLAYSAVSGLCHLHTEIFSTQGKPAIAHRDLKSKNILVKKNGTCCIADLGLAVKFISDTNEVDIPPNTRVGTKRYMPPEVLDESLNRNHFQSYIMADMYSFGLILWEVARRCVSGGIVEEYQLPYHDLVPSDPSYEDMREIVCIKKLRPSFPNRWSSDECLRQMGKLMMECWAHNPASRLTALRVKKTLAKMSESQDIKL; encoded by the exons ATGATAGAAGAAGATGATTCTGGGATGCCTGTGGTCACTTCTGGATGCCTAGGACTAGAAGGCTCAGATTTTCAGTGCCGG GACACCCCCATTCCTCATCAGAGAAGATCCATTGAGTGCTGCACAGAGCGGAACGAGTGTAACAAAGACCTGCACCCTACGCTGCCTCCACTGAAGAGTAGAG attttgttGATGGACCTATACACCACAAGGCCTTACTTATATCTGTAACTGTCTGTAGTTTGCTATTGgtccttattattttattctgttactTCAG GTATAAAAGACAAGAAACCAGGCCTCGGTACAGCATTGGGTTAGAACAGGACGAAACGTACATTCCTCCTGGAGAATCCCTGAGAGACTTAATTGAGCAGTCTCAAAGCTCAGGAAGTGGATCAGGCCTCCCTCTGCTG GTCCAAAGGACTATAGCTAAGCAGATTCAGATGGTGAAACAGATTGGAAAAGGTCGCTATGGGGAAGTTTGGATGGGAAAGTGGCGTGGCGAAAAGGTAGCTGTGAAAGTGTTCTTCACCACGGAGGAGGCCAGCTGGTTCCGAGAGACAGAAATATATCAGACAGTGTTGATGAGGCATGAAAACATTTTGG gGTTCATTGCTGCAGATATCAAAGGGACAGGGTCTTGGACCCAGTTGTACCTAATTACAGACTATCATGAAAACGGTTCCCTCTATGACTATCTGAAGTCCACCACTctagatacaaaatcaatgctgAAGTTAGCCTATTCTGCTGTCAGTGGCTTATGTCATTTACACACTGAAATCTTTAGTACCCAAGGCAAACCGGCAATCGCCCACCGAGATCTGAAAAGTAAGAACATCCTGGTGAAGAAAAACGGAACGTGCTGTATAGCTGACCTGGGCCTGGCCGTCAAATTTATTAG tGATACCAATGAAGTTGACATACCACCCAACACCCGAGTTGGCACCAAACGCTATATGCCCCCAGAAGTGTTGGACGAGAGCTTAAATAGAAATCACTTTCAGTCTTACATTATGGCCGACATGTACAGTTTTGGACTCATCCTCTGGGAGGTTGCTAGGAGATGTGTATCAGGAG GTATAGTGGAAGAATACCAGCTTCCCTATCACGATCTGGTGCCCAGTGACCCCTCTTACGAGGACATGAGAGAGATCGTGTGCATCAAGAAGCTACGTCCCTCATTCCCCAACCGGTGGAGCAGTGATGAG TGTCTGAGGCAGATGGGAAAGCTCATGATGGAATGCTGGGCTCACAATCCTGCATCACGACTGACCGCCCTGCGCGTCAAGAAAACACTAGCCAAAATGTCAGAGTCCCAGGACATTAAACTctga